The following coding sequences are from one Lolium rigidum isolate FL_2022 chromosome 6, APGP_CSIRO_Lrig_0.1, whole genome shotgun sequence window:
- the LOC124665401 gene encoding interactor of constitutive active ROPs 2, chloroplastic-like isoform X3 gives MQTAKTRNGSLGGSPLGTNKTGRPTRLAGLDNGADATATKSPTGRSPKVERRTTMSAEREKRRSPMKLSELESHVSQLQDELKKAKEQLYSSENSRKRAVQEAEEARAQAASATALVRDSQAQLAELSSVEQTRIFELRRLSQERDRSWQSELEAMQKQHAADSSDLVAAMGEVHRLRVQLAAAARADRKQEVAEALATVDELKAKLTASEEAEAQARALHEECKQQLEASRATIDSLLTDGSKLMDSFSLVVTELEESRAKLKALEEEVAETASVKAATVERCNCSKDSESEVADLRSALEDVEVRFQEEKILSTVETQCAYELMDQIKVESDLRHGKLAAALATAKSEAIFLKASLFDRESELKRAQDATKKLQDDARTDSTADDLKAQLQGALQENGQLKLELRQYESAEKVPEKSEADAAAEAAKKGETEAELRRLRVQAEQWRKAAETAMALLTVGKGGNGKILDRGESLDSGTKYAGLCDELDDDAAVARKNGNVLRRISGMWKK, from the exons ATGCAGACAGCCAAGACAAG AAATGGCTCGCTGGGAGGGTCTCCCCTCGGAACAAACAAGACGGGCCGGCCGACGAGGCTGGCCGGCCTGGACAACGGCGCCGACGCGACGGCGACCAAGTCCCCCACCGGCCGGAGCCCGAAGGTGGAGCGCCGCACCACCATGAGCGCGGAGCGAGAG AAAAGGAGGTCACCGATGAAGCTGTCTGAGCTAGAGTCCCATGTCTCGCAGCTGCAAGACGAGCTGAAGAAAGCCAAGGAACAGCTCTATTCCTCCGAGAACTCCAGGAAGCGTGCAGTGCAGGAGGCCGAGGAGGCCAGGGCGCAGGCCGCGTCGGCGACCGCGCTGGTCCGCGACTCCCAGGCACAGCTCGCCGAGCTCTCCTCCGTCGAGCAGACCCGCATCTTCGAGCTTCGCCGGCTGTCCCAGGAGCGCGATCGCTCGTGGCAGTCGGAGCTGGAGGCTATGCAGAAGCAGCACGCCGCCGACTCGTCCGATCTCGTCGCAGCTATGGGGGAGGTGCACCGCCTTCGCGTGCAGCTCGCCGCAGCGGCCCGCGCCGATCGCAAGCAGGAAGTGGCGGAGGCGCTGGCCACCGTCGACGAGCTCAAGGCCAAACTCACGGCGagcgaggaggccgaggcgcaagCGCGAGCATTGCACGAGGAGTGCAAGCAGCAGTTGGAGGCGAGCCGGGCCACGATCGACTCGCTGCTCACCGATGGCTCCAAGCTGATGGACTCCTTCAGCCTCGTCGTCACAGAGCTCGAGGAGTCGCGCGCCAAGCTTAAGGCCCTCGAGGAGGAGGTCGCGGAGACGGCGTCGGTGAAGGCCGCCACCGTAGAGCGCTGCAACTGCTCGAAGGACTCGGAGTCGGAGGTCGCCGATCTAAGGTCGGCTTTGGAGGACGTGGAGGTCAGGTTCCAGGAAGAGAAGATCCTGAGCACCGTCGAGACTCAGTGCGCGTACGAGCTCATGGATCAGATAAAGGTGGAGTCCGACCTGCGGCATGGCAAGCTTGCGGCGGCGCTCGCGACCGCCAAGTCTGAGGCTATCTTCCTCAAGGCGAGCCTGTTCGACAGGGAGTCCGAGTTGAAGCGCGCCCAGGACGCGACCAAGAAGTTGCAGGACGACGCGAGAACGGACAGCACTGCCGACGACCTGAAAGCGCAGCTGCAGGGCGCGCTGCAGGAGAACGGGCAGCTGAAGCTGGAGCTGCGGCAGTACGAGTCCGCCGAGAAGGTCCCCGAGAAGTCGGAGGCcgacgcggcggcggaggcggcgaagaAGGGGGAGACGGAGGCCGAGTTGAGGCGGCTGAGGGTGCAGGCCGAGCAGTGGCGGAAAGCCGCCGAGACCGCTATGGCGTTGCTCACGGTGGGAAAAGGAGGCAACGGGAAGATCTTGGACCGCGGCGAATCGCTGGATAGCGGCACCAAGTATGCGGGCTTGTGCGACGAGCTCGACGATGACGCGGCGGTGGCCAGGAAGAACGGGAACGTGCTCAGGAGGATCAGCGGAATGTGGAAGAAATGA
- the LOC124665401 gene encoding interactor of constitutive active ROPs 2, chloroplastic-like isoform X1, translating to MLSLNKMHFLKLYSSSTAVSDSSCVFLACRNGSLGGSPLGTNKTGRPTRLAGLDNGADATATKSPTGRSPKVERRTTMSAEREKRRSPMKLSELESHVSQLQDELKKAKEQLYSSENSRKRAVQEAEEARAQAASATALVRDSQAQLAELSSVEQTRIFELRRLSQERDRSWQSELEAMQKQHAADSSDLVAAMGEVHRLRVQLAAAARADRKQEVAEALATVDELKAKLTASEEAEAQARALHEECKQQLEASRATIDSLLTDGSKLMDSFSLVVTELEESRAKLKALEEEVAETASVKAATVERCNCSKDSESEVADLRSALEDVEVRFQEEKILSTVETQCAYELMDQIKVESDLRHGKLAAALATAKSEAIFLKASLFDRESELKRAQDATKKLQDDARTDSTADDLKAQLQGALQENGQLKLELRQYESAEKVPEKSEADAAAEAAKKGETEAELRRLRVQAEQWRKAAETAMALLTVGKGGNGKILDRGESLDSGTKYAGLCDELDDDAAVARKNGNVLRRISGMWKK from the exons ATGCTGTCCTTGAACAAAATGCATTTCCTCAAGTTATATTCGAGCAGTACAGCC GTTTCTGATTCCTCTTGTGTGTTTTTGGCATGCAGAAATGGCTCGCTGGGAGGGTCTCCCCTCGGAACAAACAAGACGGGCCGGCCGACGAGGCTGGCCGGCCTGGACAACGGCGCCGACGCGACGGCGACCAAGTCCCCCACCGGCCGGAGCCCGAAGGTGGAGCGCCGCACCACCATGAGCGCGGAGCGAGAG AAAAGGAGGTCACCGATGAAGCTGTCTGAGCTAGAGTCCCATGTCTCGCAGCTGCAAGACGAGCTGAAGAAAGCCAAGGAACAGCTCTATTCCTCCGAGAACTCCAGGAAGCGTGCAGTGCAGGAGGCCGAGGAGGCCAGGGCGCAGGCCGCGTCGGCGACCGCGCTGGTCCGCGACTCCCAGGCACAGCTCGCCGAGCTCTCCTCCGTCGAGCAGACCCGCATCTTCGAGCTTCGCCGGCTGTCCCAGGAGCGCGATCGCTCGTGGCAGTCGGAGCTGGAGGCTATGCAGAAGCAGCACGCCGCCGACTCGTCCGATCTCGTCGCAGCTATGGGGGAGGTGCACCGCCTTCGCGTGCAGCTCGCCGCAGCGGCCCGCGCCGATCGCAAGCAGGAAGTGGCGGAGGCGCTGGCCACCGTCGACGAGCTCAAGGCCAAACTCACGGCGagcgaggaggccgaggcgcaagCGCGAGCATTGCACGAGGAGTGCAAGCAGCAGTTGGAGGCGAGCCGGGCCACGATCGACTCGCTGCTCACCGATGGCTCCAAGCTGATGGACTCCTTCAGCCTCGTCGTCACAGAGCTCGAGGAGTCGCGCGCCAAGCTTAAGGCCCTCGAGGAGGAGGTCGCGGAGACGGCGTCGGTGAAGGCCGCCACCGTAGAGCGCTGCAACTGCTCGAAGGACTCGGAGTCGGAGGTCGCCGATCTAAGGTCGGCTTTGGAGGACGTGGAGGTCAGGTTCCAGGAAGAGAAGATCCTGAGCACCGTCGAGACTCAGTGCGCGTACGAGCTCATGGATCAGATAAAGGTGGAGTCCGACCTGCGGCATGGCAAGCTTGCGGCGGCGCTCGCGACCGCCAAGTCTGAGGCTATCTTCCTCAAGGCGAGCCTGTTCGACAGGGAGTCCGAGTTGAAGCGCGCCCAGGACGCGACCAAGAAGTTGCAGGACGACGCGAGAACGGACAGCACTGCCGACGACCTGAAAGCGCAGCTGCAGGGCGCGCTGCAGGAGAACGGGCAGCTGAAGCTGGAGCTGCGGCAGTACGAGTCCGCCGAGAAGGTCCCCGAGAAGTCGGAGGCcgacgcggcggcggaggcggcgaagaAGGGGGAGACGGAGGCCGAGTTGAGGCGGCTGAGGGTGCAGGCCGAGCAGTGGCGGAAAGCCGCCGAGACCGCTATGGCGTTGCTCACGGTGGGAAAAGGAGGCAACGGGAAGATCTTGGACCGCGGCGAATCGCTGGATAGCGGCACCAAGTATGCGGGCTTGTGCGACGAGCTCGACGATGACGCGGCGGTGGCCAGGAAGAACGGGAACGTGCTCAGGAGGATCAGCGGAATGTGGAAGAAATGA
- the LOC124665401 gene encoding interactor of constitutive active ROPs 2, chloroplastic-like isoform X2, translating into MLSLNKMHFLKLYSSSTAVRNGSLGGSPLGTNKTGRPTRLAGLDNGADATATKSPTGRSPKVERRTTMSAEREKRRSPMKLSELESHVSQLQDELKKAKEQLYSSENSRKRAVQEAEEARAQAASATALVRDSQAQLAELSSVEQTRIFELRRLSQERDRSWQSELEAMQKQHAADSSDLVAAMGEVHRLRVQLAAAARADRKQEVAEALATVDELKAKLTASEEAEAQARALHEECKQQLEASRATIDSLLTDGSKLMDSFSLVVTELEESRAKLKALEEEVAETASVKAATVERCNCSKDSESEVADLRSALEDVEVRFQEEKILSTVETQCAYELMDQIKVESDLRHGKLAAALATAKSEAIFLKASLFDRESELKRAQDATKKLQDDARTDSTADDLKAQLQGALQENGQLKLELRQYESAEKVPEKSEADAAAEAAKKGETEAELRRLRVQAEQWRKAAETAMALLTVGKGGNGKILDRGESLDSGTKYAGLCDELDDDAAVARKNGNVLRRISGMWKK; encoded by the exons ATGCTGTCCTTGAACAAAATGCATTTCCTCAAGTTATATTCGAGCAGTACAGCCGTCAG AAATGGCTCGCTGGGAGGGTCTCCCCTCGGAACAAACAAGACGGGCCGGCCGACGAGGCTGGCCGGCCTGGACAACGGCGCCGACGCGACGGCGACCAAGTCCCCCACCGGCCGGAGCCCGAAGGTGGAGCGCCGCACCACCATGAGCGCGGAGCGAGAG AAAAGGAGGTCACCGATGAAGCTGTCTGAGCTAGAGTCCCATGTCTCGCAGCTGCAAGACGAGCTGAAGAAAGCCAAGGAACAGCTCTATTCCTCCGAGAACTCCAGGAAGCGTGCAGTGCAGGAGGCCGAGGAGGCCAGGGCGCAGGCCGCGTCGGCGACCGCGCTGGTCCGCGACTCCCAGGCACAGCTCGCCGAGCTCTCCTCCGTCGAGCAGACCCGCATCTTCGAGCTTCGCCGGCTGTCCCAGGAGCGCGATCGCTCGTGGCAGTCGGAGCTGGAGGCTATGCAGAAGCAGCACGCCGCCGACTCGTCCGATCTCGTCGCAGCTATGGGGGAGGTGCACCGCCTTCGCGTGCAGCTCGCCGCAGCGGCCCGCGCCGATCGCAAGCAGGAAGTGGCGGAGGCGCTGGCCACCGTCGACGAGCTCAAGGCCAAACTCACGGCGagcgaggaggccgaggcgcaagCGCGAGCATTGCACGAGGAGTGCAAGCAGCAGTTGGAGGCGAGCCGGGCCACGATCGACTCGCTGCTCACCGATGGCTCCAAGCTGATGGACTCCTTCAGCCTCGTCGTCACAGAGCTCGAGGAGTCGCGCGCCAAGCTTAAGGCCCTCGAGGAGGAGGTCGCGGAGACGGCGTCGGTGAAGGCCGCCACCGTAGAGCGCTGCAACTGCTCGAAGGACTCGGAGTCGGAGGTCGCCGATCTAAGGTCGGCTTTGGAGGACGTGGAGGTCAGGTTCCAGGAAGAGAAGATCCTGAGCACCGTCGAGACTCAGTGCGCGTACGAGCTCATGGATCAGATAAAGGTGGAGTCCGACCTGCGGCATGGCAAGCTTGCGGCGGCGCTCGCGACCGCCAAGTCTGAGGCTATCTTCCTCAAGGCGAGCCTGTTCGACAGGGAGTCCGAGTTGAAGCGCGCCCAGGACGCGACCAAGAAGTTGCAGGACGACGCGAGAACGGACAGCACTGCCGACGACCTGAAAGCGCAGCTGCAGGGCGCGCTGCAGGAGAACGGGCAGCTGAAGCTGGAGCTGCGGCAGTACGAGTCCGCCGAGAAGGTCCCCGAGAAGTCGGAGGCcgacgcggcggcggaggcggcgaagaAGGGGGAGACGGAGGCCGAGTTGAGGCGGCTGAGGGTGCAGGCCGAGCAGTGGCGGAAAGCCGCCGAGACCGCTATGGCGTTGCTCACGGTGGGAAAAGGAGGCAACGGGAAGATCTTGGACCGCGGCGAATCGCTGGATAGCGGCACCAAGTATGCGGGCTTGTGCGACGAGCTCGACGATGACGCGGCGGTGGCCAGGAAGAACGGGAACGTGCTCAGGAGGATCAGCGGAATGTGGAAGAAATGA